A window of Streptomyces sp. NBC_01224 genomic DNA:
GTCGTCGATCGCGGTGACGGGGAAGACGGGCGGCTTCGCGCCCCGGCGGGCGGGTCCGGTCGGCGCCGGTTCGCCGGCGAGCATCCCCAACGTCGTCAGCGAGATCCGGTAGATCCGTGCGGAGGGCTTCGCGATGCCCGCGCCGGTGAGGTACCGCTCGGCCGCCGCGGTGTACGACGACGGCGGCGCGGGCATCATCACCTCCGCCGCCTCCAGCACCGCGGCGGTCATCGCTCCGCCGGAACGCCGCGGCCGGGCCCTGGCCTTCGTACTGGGCGGCCTGACGTTGGCGACCGCGCTGGGTCTGCCTCTCGGCACGCTGATCGGCCGTACCGACTGGCACATCACCCTGTGGGCCGTCGCCGGGATCGGCCTGCTGGCGGCCGTCGGCATCGCCGTGGGCCTCCCCAGGGTGATGCTCCCCGCCGCCGCGCTGTCCGACCGCCTTCGTCCACTCAAGCAAGGCCGCGTACTGGCCCTGCTGGCGGTCACCTCCCTCGCCTTCCTCGGCGTCTACACCCTCTACACCTACATCGCCCCGGCTCTGCGGGAGGCTACCGGCGGCAACGAGTCGACCCTGGCCCTGATCCTGCTGGTCTGGGGCGTCGGCACCCTGGCCGGGAACATCATCGCCGGACGCCTGGTCGACCGTCACGACTCCACACGCGTCCTCGCCGGCACCCTCGTCCTCGCGACTCTCGCACTGGCCCTGACCCCGCTGGCGACCCGCGCCCTCGTCCCCACCCTGGTCTGGGCGGCAGTCTGGGGCGTGACCGGCGGCGCCATCGTCGTCCCCCAGCAGCACCGGCTCATCGCTCTCAGCCCTGCCGCCGCACCGGTCCTGCTCGGCCTCAACGCCTCCGCGCTCTACATCGGCGTCGCCCTCGGCGGCGGCCTCGGTGGCCTGGCACAAGAATGGTTCGGACTTGCCCCGGCCGAACTCGGGCCGGTGGCCGCCGGCATCACCGCCCTCACCCTCCTCTGGCATCTGGGAACCACGCGTAGCCCCGCCCGGCTCGCCCCCATGATGGCGGCGTCGGCCTCGGCCGACCCGGAGAAGTCCAAGGCTTGACTGGTCCCTCCTCATGGTGTCCCCGGGGTCGATGCCCGCTCCGGGGCACACCGTTCTACACGGACGGCCTCAACAGTTGGAAGGCGCTAGAGGCGCCGACCCGTGCCGATCACCTTCGCTCGTTGTCGCTGTACCGGAGGCTCGACCGCGACGTCCGCGAGCCCCTGCTCGACGCCGTCGCCGAGCGCATCCGCACACGGATGGGCGACCGGGCATCACGCCGTTACCTGAGCGTCCTCTGTGTCGGACAGCGCGCCGAGTGAGCCCAGTGGTAAAGGACCTGCCGATTCAGCGGGAACGGACCCACCGCACTTTCATGCCTGCCTGCCGAAGACGCCGTGGGTTCCCAGTGACAGCACCTCAGTCACGCTGAACTCACGCTGTCATCGATCCTGCCGGCTTATTCCGTACCCGGCGGGACTGACGGCACGGCCCACGGACCAACTCCTGGCACCCGCCCGCTTCCAAGGCCAGGCGTGAGGAGATGGCCCTGGTCTACGGCTACGACGGGTTCACGCTGCTGGAGGCCGTGCACGCCCCTCACTCGCCGGCCTGGCTGCGCGAGCTCCCGGCGCTGCAGGTCCTGCTGCGGTGTGGCTACAGAACTACCACCGCACCGTGACCGAGGTTGGACCGGAGTCTGCCCGACGGGAGAGCGGAGACCTCCCGCCGGGCAGACTCCGGCTGGCCTCCCCGTACGACACGGACGCGCGCTACGGTCTCGAACAGGGTTCCTGGTGGACCGGCTACAAGGTCCATATCAGCGAGACCTGTGACGAAGCCGACGACCAGGGCGCGGCCGTCGAATACGGGGCGGTCCACGGCTTCAACGGACCATCGCCACGCATCATCACCAACATCGCGACCACCCACGCCACGGTGACCGACGCAGAGATGATCGAGCCGATCCACCACATGGTCGCCACCCGCGACCTGCTGCCCGCCGAGCATTACCTCGACTCCGTTTGGACCGCACCCGCGTCAGCCACCTCGCCACGGCAGAAACCGTGGAGAGCCCGTTGCGTTGTAAGGCGCACGGCGGGTTCGGCGAGCGGCACGGAGAAACGGACCGGTGGCAACACCGGCACCGCGCTCCGTGCCGACTCCACCCGGGCCCGAGAAGCGCTGTTGGAGACGCTGATGAGAGGTCCGACTATCGCCTGGCCGGGTGCAATGCCCGGCCGTTTGCGGGCGGCAGGGCACGGTCGCCGCCGCAGGCAGTCGTACGCCCGCGAGCTGGAGCAACACGCACGGTGTCCACCGGTTCCGGCTGGAGTGCAGCGGCTGTCACGCGACCGGCAACCGGACGAAGGACGTCACGGCGTCCGAGGTGGCCACGCTTGTGCGGGCCTTCGTCGACAAGACGCTCGCCCCGCAGGAAGGCCGGCTTTCTCCCGGCACGGCCACGGGCGCAGGGGGACCACCGTGCGACGGTGTCGTTGAGCACGACATCGCGTGCATGAACATCCGATCCTCCCCGCGGATACGCGAGCGAGCCCCGGACGTGTCGGTGTGCCTGAGCGCCACAGTTGGCCAACCTGAGCACGCTTGTTGGTCAGCGCGCCGGGGGCTATCCGAGGATGGTGCCGAGGTCGACGCCGGTCAGGTCACGGCTGGCGTCCCACAACCGCGCCGCTACGGAGGTGTCGGTGAGGTGGTTCCACGCCCGTTCACGTTGGGGCTTGCCCCGCAGGCTGAAGACACGCGGTCCCCACAGCTGCCCTCCGCGCGCGGTGGGGTCCAGCACCGCTCGGACCGCGGGCCATGCACCGGCGTGCTTGCCCTGGACGAAGAGGGCGGCTGGTGCACCGCAGAGCCGCGCACCAGCGGTCCGCACATGGACTGGCGGCCGTGACGGGGTGAGGGAGTCCAGCGCGCCGCCAGGATGGACCACCACGCTTGCCACCGTGCTTCCGACGGCGCGCAGACGGCGGTCGAGTTCGAGGCCGAAGTACATCTGTGCCAGCTTGGAGCGTCCGTAGGTGCGCTTGGGCTGGTAGTCCTTCCGGGACTGCAGGTCGTCGAGGTCGAGCCGCTCGGACTTTGCCGCGAAGCTGCCCATGGTCACGATGCGGGCCGCCGGTGCGGCCGACAGCAGTGGCATCAGCCAGTGGGTCAGCGCGAAGTGCCCGAGGTGGTTCGTGCCGAACATGAGCTCGTGACCGTCCCTGGTCTCCCTGCGCGGCGGGGCGTCGAGCGCGACGCCGGCGTTGTGGACCACCGCGTCGAGGTATTCCACCTCCAGTGATTCCACCGCTGTTCTGAGCGACGAGAGGTCGGCAAGGTCCAGCTGTACGGTCCGCACCCGTGCGCCAGGGACACGCGAGCGGATCGAGGCCGCGGCGACTTCGGCCTTGGCGGGATTCCGGCTGCCCAGTACGACGGTGGCTCCGGTTGCGGACAACTGCTCGGCGACGAAGTACCCGATGCCGGCGTTGCCGCCGGTGACCAGGAAGACGCTGCCATCGGCACGCGGCAGCCGATGAACATCCCAGGGCGGGTTGGAGGACGTGGACGACATGGCGGCGGGGCTCCCTTGCTGTTGAAGGCGGCTGCGGCTGCCCCGTAGGACGGCTCGACGCCCACGGTTCCAGCGGCCCCCGACACATCGCCTACGGATCACCGACAGCCTCGCCGGACGGGGCGGACATCCCGCCGACGCGGTGCTGGCCCGTCGCAGCCCACCGTTGCCACTGAGCGTCACGGTGGCCAACTGGAGCCCTGGGCGTGTCCGCCAAGACCCTGCCCGCGCTGGCCGAAGCCCGGCTCGGCCAGGCCTGCCTGCACCGCGACGGCAAGGACGCCGACCCCGTCCTCGTCCTCGCCCCGGCCGCGCTGGAGCGCTAGCTGTCCTGTCCCGGCTCCGCAGTCCGTCCGGCAGGGGGAACGTCGCGTACGGGCCGGACATACGTGTCGTGGACCAGGACCCGCCTGCCGCTGCCGCAGGACGACCTCCATTTGGTCATCGTCTTCTTGAAACTCCTATTGATCCGCACGCGAACGCCGAACCCGGCATCACCACCGTCCCGTCCGCTGTCACCGACACCGCCGTCCTCGCCCGCTGCGTCCGCGGCCAGTGGGCCATCGATGCCCAGCACTTCGTCAGAGACGTGACCTTCGGCGAGGACGCCTGCCGCGCCCGCACCGGCAGCCTGCCCCGGGTCCTCGCAACCCTCCGCAGCCTGGCGATCAGCCTCGCCCACCTTGCCGAGTGGACGAACAACGCCGCCGCCCACGACCACTACCGCAACCACCCTGCCGACGCCCTGCACGAACTCGGCCTCACAACGTGAGCAGGCATCACGCCTGGCCGGGACCCCGAGGTGTCTTGAAGGAAAACTCCACCGACAACAGGTCGATGTGCCGCCGACCCCGATTGCAGCCGCGGATGCCCTGGATCGATCCGGCATCGGGAATTCCGATGAATGATCCTTCGTCTGCGAGCGCGCCAACTCCCTGCTCAAGACGACCTTCAAGGTAGTGCGCCGGGTCGGCCCGGCCCGCAGGGGAATCCGTTCGCGCAGCCGGTGTCGGAGGTGCCCCGTCTCCGGCGCGAGTCATAAGTGTGGAACCGGAGAGCCTTTCCATGCGCTCCTGTACCTAAACCGCGAAGGAATACCCTGGAAATACCGTGATTTCCCCATGGCTTCTCCGTACATGCAACCGTCTCCATTGCTGAGCGGCGGTCTCCGCTGCCCGGCGGAAGGCCACCGGTGCCGGTGCCGGTGCCGCGTCGACAGCAGTGGACAGAGAGCTGTTCGGCCAGGTGGCGCCCTTGTGCGGTTGGACGTGGCGGTGACCGACCCTCGGTGGTGGACGCGCGGGGCGCCCGTCCCGCGCGCCATATGCCGGACAAGGCATCCTTTGTCGGTTGTGCCGGCCGTGTCGTCCCGGTGCGATCAGGGGAATTTGAGTGTCATGCGAAGGAAGGGCAAGGTCAAGAACGCGCCAAAATTGATCCTTGACTGGAACTTCACAGGACTGTTAGAACATGTGGCGGAAAACAAGGGGGTTTTCGCCACAGGGCGGTGAGAGCAGGTCGGGGGGCTGCCTCAGGTATTTCTGTCGGAGGATTCGGACGTGGGACCTGTGTGCCTGCGTATCAGCAGCCGAGCTTATTGTCGGCGTGTATGAATTCGGTCTTCCTGCTTGTCGTATCAGCGTGGTGATCCATCGGCGCTTCTTCTTCATCTTCTTGCACCGCCATACGGGTAATCGGCGTGTACAGCACGCCTGCCCGTGCGCTTCTCTGCCTACAGGCCAACAGAACGGTGCGGTTTCGTGAAAGCATATCTAGCCATTTTGCGCCTCAGGGACTACAGATTGCTCTGGTCGGCCCTGGTGCTAAATCTCCTGGGGGACGGCGCCACCTATGCCGCGCTCGCCTGGATCACGCTCGACAAGGCCGGCGCGGCCGGTCTGGGCGTGCTGGGCGTATGTCTCACCCTCCCCGTGATCGTGGGAGGCGCGTTTGTCGGACCACTGCTCGACCGGTTCTCCCGGCGCATGCTTTTCATCTCCGACTCGGTCTTCCGCGGTTTCGTCGTCGCGCTCGTCCCGCTGCTGGAGCTGGCCGGCGCGCTGCAGGTCTGGCACCTGTACGCGGTCGCGCTGGTCTACGGCCTGCTGAAGATCATCCCGCTGGCCGGCACCCCGGCGGTGCTGCCCGAACTGGTCCCCGAGGACAAGCTCCAAGCCGCCTCCGGACTGGAGGCCACCGCGATGGGCGCCGCCAACGTTGTCGGACCCGCTCTCGGCGCGGTGCTGATCACGGCGGTCGGCGCGCAGAACGTCCTGTTCCTCGATGCCGCCACGTACTTCGCCTTCGCCCTGCTGATCAGCATGATCAAGGCGCCCCTTGCCCGTCCCGAGCCGACCGGCGACGCCCCCGCCGACAAACCCGGCTGGGGACCGGTCTTCAGGCTGGTCACCCGCGACCGCTTCCTGCTGGTGCTCACCCTCTCCTTCGGTGCCTTCAACGTCTCGGCGGGCGCCCTGGTGGTCGCGCTGCCCTGGCTGGCCAAGGACGAGTTCCACGGCGGCCCCGGCGTGCTCGGCCTGATGCTGGCCGTGATGGCGGTCGGCGAGCTGATCGGCTCCCTCGTCTCCGGGGCCGCGAAGACCTCCGAGAAGCAGATGCTCCGCATCGGCGTCCTGCAACTCCTGTCCGGGGCCGTGCTGTTCCTCCTGGTCCCCAAGGCGCTTCCGTTCATCCTGATCGGCCTGGTGCTCAACGGCATCCTGTCCGCACCCATGACGGTCCTCGGCGGTGTGGTCCGTATGACCCGCGTACCCAACGTCATGCGCGGCCGGGCGATGACACTGATGCGTACCGTCATGGCCGGTGCGCTGCCTGCCGGTTCCGCCCTCGGCGGCGTCCTGCTGAGCGGCGACCACTACAGCGCCCTCATCCTCGTCGTCGCCTCGCTCGCCGTCCTGCCCGGCGCCCTCACCCTCGTCCTGTTCCGCAACCACCCCTTCCGGCTGGGGGTGACAGCAGACCATGGCCAGCTTGAGCAGCGGGACACCGACCCGGACGCCGACTCCGTCCCCGCCGGTTCCTGAACACCGGCCCGACACATCGGGCGACGCCGTCCTCCTCGTCACCGACCACCCGCGCACGCGTGACGCCGCCGAAGCACCCTTCGCCTCGCTGCGCCTGCCGAACGCGGCCACACCGCACGACCTGGCGGCCTTCGCAGTACTCCTGCACCGCTACACCGGCCAGCGACGGCTGCTGATCGACGCGGACCTGAGCGAGAGCGGCTCCGGGTCCCTGACCCTCGCCATCGACCCGGACGAACCAGTCGCCGCTCTGCTGGCCCGGACCGCCCACGCCGTGCCGCGCGGACGGCCCACGGGGACCGCCGTACGCTACGCGGACCATCCGGTGCCGGAAGGGACCGAGGAACTGGGTCTGACCCGCGACGGAGCCGATCTGGTCCTGGGGTACCGGACCTCGGTCTTCGACGAGCCGACCGCGCGGCGACTCGGTGGCCATCTCCTGCGCGTCGCCGGCTTCCTCGGCCGGTGCCCGCAGGCACCGGTGCACGAGGCCGACCTGCTCGGCGACGAGGAACGGGCGCTCATCCTCGGTGTGTTCAACAACACGGCCAGGCCGTACCCGGACACCGCCACCATCCCAGCCCTGTTCGGCGAACAGGCCCGGCGCACGCCGCAGGCGACGGCCGTCACCGATCGCGCCGGGCGGCTGACCTACGGCGACCTCGACGCGGCCTCCGACCGGCTGGCCCGCGCCATCCGGGCGGTCGGGGCACGCCACGGGGAGCGGGTGGGCCTGCGCACCGGGCGCACCGCGGACCTCGTCGTCGGCGTGCTGGGCATCCTCAAGGCGGGCTGTGCCTACCTGCCGCTGGAGAGCGGCCACCCGGCCCGGCGCACCGAGTGGCTGCTCGCCGACTCGTCGGTGCGGGTCCTGGTCGCGTCGCCCGGCATGCCCGTGGACTTCGCCTTCGACGGTGCGGTGCTC
This region includes:
- a CDS encoding MFS transporter codes for the protein MPAPVRYRSAAAVYDDGGAGIITSAASSTAAVIAPPERRGRALAFVLGGLTLATALGLPLGTLIGRTDWHITLWAVAGIGLLAAVGIAVGLPRVMLPAAALSDRLRPLKQGRVLALLAVTSLAFLGVYTLYTYIAPALREATGGNESTLALILLVWGVGTLAGNIIAGRLVDRHDSTRVLAGTLVLATLALALTPLATRALVPTLVWAAVWGVTGGAIVVPQQHRLIALSPAAAPVLLGLNASALYIGVALGGGLGGLAQEWFGLAPAELGPVAAGITALTLLWHLGTTRSPARLAPMMAASASADPEKSKA
- a CDS encoding SDR family NAD(P)-dependent oxidoreductase, with protein sequence MSSTSSNPPWDVHRLPRADGSVFLVTGGNAGIGYFVAEQLSATGATVVLGSRNPAKAEVAAASIRSRVPGARVRTVQLDLADLSSLRTAVESLEVEYLDAVVHNAGVALDAPPRRETRDGHELMFGTNHLGHFALTHWLMPLLSAAPAARIVTMGSFAAKSERLDLDDLQSRKDYQPKRTYGRSKLAQMYFGLELDRRLRAVGSTVASVVVHPGGALDSLTPSRPPVHVRTAGARLCGAPAALFVQGKHAGAWPAVRAVLDPTARGGQLWGPRVFSLRGKPQRERAWNHLTDTSVAARLWDASRDLTGVDLGTILG
- a CDS encoding MFS transporter — translated: MKAYLAILRLRDYRLLWSALVLNLLGDGATYAALAWITLDKAGAAGLGVLGVCLTLPVIVGGAFVGPLLDRFSRRMLFISDSVFRGFVVALVPLLELAGALQVWHLYAVALVYGLLKIIPLAGTPAVLPELVPEDKLQAASGLEATAMGAANVVGPALGAVLITAVGAQNVLFLDAATYFAFALLISMIKAPLARPEPTGDAPADKPGWGPVFRLVTRDRFLLVLTLSFGAFNVSAGALVVALPWLAKDEFHGGPGVLGLMLAVMAVGELIGSLVSGAAKTSEKQMLRIGVLQLLSGAVLFLLVPKALPFILIGLVLNGILSAPMTVLGGVVRMTRVPNVMRGRAMTLMRTVMAGALPAGSALGGVLLSGDHYSALILVVASLAVLPGALTLVLFRNHPFRLGVTADHGQLEQRDTDPDADSVPAGS